The Oryzias latipes chromosome 4, ASM223467v1 genome includes a window with the following:
- the LOC101173693 gene encoding heparan sulfate 2-O-sulfotransferase 1: MMGLSRITMPPRIQLLAVLAFGVVMLLIENQIQRLNESRAKLERTIARHEVAEVELRHADDDGKREAPLLPEDEAVIIYNRVPKTASTSFTNIAYDLCGKNRFHVLHINTTKNNPVMSLQDQVRFVQNVSAWREMKPAFYHGHVAYLDFSKYGVMRKPMYINVVRDPIERLVSYYYFLRFGDDYRPGLRRRKQGDKKTFDECVSSGGSDCAPEKLWLQIPFFCGHHAECWNVGSKWALEQAKYNLLNEFLLVGVTEELEDFIMILEAALPHFFRGATELYRTGKKSHLRKTSEKKPPTKEATAKLQQSHIWKMENDFYEFALEQFQFVRAHAVREKNGELYVLAQSFFYEKIYPKAN, encoded by the exons ATGATGGGGCTCTCGAGGATCACGATGCCGCCCAGGATCCAGCTTCTGGCGGTTTTGGCATTTGGCGTGGTGATGCTCCTGATAGAGAACCAGATCCAGAGACTGAACGAGTCGAGAGCCAAGCTCG AGCGGACCATCGCCCGACACGAGGTGGCTGAAGTTGAGCTGCGTCACGCCGACGATGATGGAAAGCGAGAGGCGCCTCTGCTTCCTGAAGACGAAGCCGTCATCATCTACAACAGAGTACCCAAGACGGCCAGCACGTCCTTCACCAACATCGCCTACGACCTCTGCGGGAAGAACCGCTTCCACGTCCTGCACATCAACACCACCAAAAACAACCCAGTCATGTCTCTACAGGACCAG GTGCGCTTTGTTCAGAACGTCAGTGCGTGGAGAGAAATGAAGCCCGCCTTCTACCACGGCCACGTGGCTTATCTGGACTTCTCAAA GTACGGCGTGATGCGTAAACCCATGTACATAAATGTGGTGCGGGACCCCATCGAGCGCCTCGTGTCCTACTACTACTTCCTCCGCTTCGGCGACGACTACAGGCCGGGCCTCCGGCGGAGGAAGCAGGGAGACAAGAAG ACTTTTGATGAGTGTGTGTCGTCGGGGGGGTCTGACTGCGCTCCTGAGAAACTCTGGCTGCAGATCCCCTTCTTCTGCGGCCACCACGCCGAGTGCTG GAACGTGGGCAGCAAGTGGGCCCTGGAACAGGCCAAGTACAACCTGTTGAATGAGTTTCTGTTGGTTGGGGtaacagaggagctggaggacttCATCATGATCCTGGAGGCGGCTCTGCCACACTTCTTCAGAGGAGCCACAGAGCTCTACAGAACAG GAAAGAAGTCCCATCTGAGGAAGACCTCGGAGAAGAAGCCCCCCACCAAAGAGGCGACAGCCAAGCTGCAGCAGTCGCACATCTGGAAGATGGAGAACGACTTCTACGAGTTTGCTCTGGAACAGTTTCAGTTTGTGCGAGCGCACGCCGTCAGGGAAAAGAACGGCGAGCTGTACGTGCTCGCTCAGAGCTTTTTCTACGAGAAGATCTACCCCAAAGCAAACTGA